The Flavobacterium johnsoniae genomic sequence TTATGATCAACAAATATTTTAGGATATTTTACCTCTTTGAAATGCATTTTTACCCATTCTAGATCATCAGAAAAAAAGAATAATGTAATATTATCGATTTTATGAGAAATCTTCGAAATTGCTTCGCTGTAATAACTTATACTGCAATTACCATGAAAACTTTGAGTTACTAAGTCATTTACATAATCTCCTCTTCGAACATGAATTGAAACTGAATTTGTATTCCTAATTTTTACTAGTATTTCTCTATTTAAGGTATCCAATTTTTCTTCAGGAAAAGAAAAAGCTTTTTTGATGTATGATTCATAACCAGAAAAATATTTATAGCTTTGGAAGTATCCACTTAGATATATTGACGAAGTAAGAGATAATATTTTTTTATCGAAACCAAATTCTTTTTCTTGATAAACTTTCTTATTACGTAGTCCTAATTTATTTTTTATTTTTTCAATAAATAACAGCCGATAAAAGGAAAGAATATTTGATTTAGTAGCAAAAGAATAGTTATTATTAAAAATTAAAAGTTCAAAATCTCTTGGTGTAAAACCTTCTTTTTTCTCCTTTTGATCAAAAAAAGTGTCATCGATCAATACTGCTGTATTATTCTTTTTTGCTAGAATAGAAGCAACAGCATACTGAAACATTTGGTTACCAAGACCACCTTCTAACTTTACTATAAGCATTTTTTTCTCGCTTTGACATGTAGACCAAAACATAAAAGTTCTGAAGAATTAGTATCATTGTCTGACAACTTTTGCAATATTTTTTTTAACTGCTCTATATTATCAAGCTCTTTTTTTTCTAATTGTATATTACTGTATTGTTTAGCAACACTCGATAATCTTCCAACTTCTTGAGCGATATATTCAAAATAGTTTCCATTAGCAGTTATTACAATATCCGTAAAGCCATTTTTAGCCAATTCTTCTTCATAAAAAAACTTATTAAAACCGGTATAAAAATGATAGGGTGCAAAATGTGTTAAACTACAAAAAGGAGCTGTTATAATTAAATAGCCATCATCTTTTAATAATCTTGAAAATTCTTTTATAGCCTCTCTTGGATTGATTATATGTTCGAAAACTTCAGTACACATAATAGCATCAAAGGAATTATCGTTTTCTGGAATTGATGCGATATCCGAAATAATATCCAAATTACCATAATCCCATTTTCCCATTTGTAATCCAGAATCTAGCTGTTCGGGTTTGTATTGCGCAAAATCTTGTGAAACATAGTTCAAATGACTGCAGAATTTTTTAAACTGCTGCTCTCCTGCCCCAGCGTCTAATATTCGTTTGCCCTCAGGAATTTCTTTTAGCGTTTTTTCTAGCCAAGAGATGCGAGTGGCTTCATTCAAAGTTCCTACTTTCGTTTTGTGCTTAGATCTTGAAAAAATATTTTTTATGCTCTTTTTTATATTCATTTTGCTATACCCTTGCTTAATATTGCTCCAATTTTATTTTTGCCATTGATCTTTTTTTACAAATATCGTATTGATGTAAGTATCCGCGTACGCAAGGTATCCTTTACTTGTAATGTAATTAATTAATTCTACATTTTTAATACCATTTCCTGTTGTTGAAAATGAAATAGTTTCTAAACAAATAACTAATGGAAAATTCTTTTCAAAATCAATTTCTTTAATGATTACCTCGTCAACTCCTTCTGCATCTATACTCAAAAATTGGGGAAATATACCTTTACAAAATTCATTTAGAACATTTGATAATGTTTTTACTTTAATCTTTTCAATTCTTTCTATTTTATAATCGCCTTCTTTCTGATAATTATGCGCTTCTTCTTTTGAAAAGGTATTTAGAGTTGGCGAAGAAATTATAAAAAAATCGAGAACATCTTCCTTGTTAGAAATTCCAATATTTAAGTTCTGATCTTTTTTTCTTTCTCTAATAAAAGCTTTAAAAAGTGTAGGATCTGGTTCAATATTTATTCCGACCGATCCATTTTGATAAAATAAAGCTGTGTTACTGATATAAAACGGATGATGAGCGCCAACATCAAGATAACTTGGCTTTGTAATTCCTAAATTATCAAAAATATATTTTACAATTAAATCTTCTCCAGATTGAGAATAAGAGATTTTTTGAAAATTATTTACACTTTCTTCTGTTTGTGCAAGGAGATTTCTTTTTATTTTTTTTAAAAAAGTTTTCATTTCTAATCTCGATTTGATTTCTTAAAATAGAATTGAATCTTTCCCCAAAAAAGAGAAAAAGTATAATAATATTTTTTATTTAAATAAAATTGATCCCCAAATTGTCCTGAAAATTCAGATTTTATCAAATAAAAATTGTTTTCTATCATAAATAATTCAATCTCATTTCTCAATGGCTGATTTTTATAAAGTTCAATGTCTGAAACCTCTAGCCATATAGATTTAATAGAACTAATTTTTTCTCTAGCTCCCATAAGTACTTTTAATTCTGCACCTTGAACATCCATATGAACAAAATCAACATTTTTTATGTTTTCCTTTTCTAAAAATGAGTTTAACGTTACCGTTTCAACATTGATTACATTGCTAAATTTCAGCCATTTAGGCAAGTGCTCGATTTGTGGTTCTAATAACGAACTTGACTTGTTACCAAAATCCCAATCAAAATTCTTTTGTAACTCTTCAGGCTGTCCAGAAGAAATGTAAAAATCAGTAAAACCATCTTTATTTGATAATGCCAAAGGAACTAATTTTACATTATCTAGATTATACTTTTTAATATTTTGAAAAATTAATTCCTGATTTTTAGGTAACGGTTCAAATAAAAAAATAGAAGCCTCTGAAAACATTTTTTTATATCTAATAGATTCTTCACCCTCACAAGCTCCAACATCAAATATGATGATTGGTTCATTTTTTTTAAATAGCTTTAAAAGTACATTTTTAACAGGCGATTCCTCTTCTATATATTCCTTTCTATCAAACATTTTCCTGTTTTTTAACATTGATTTTCATTTGATTACCGATGATTCCACTTTTATTATTGATAATTGTTTCATCTTGTTTTTCTACAACATCAGAAAAAACAATAAACATCTCGTTATCAATATATTCAAGTGATTCATTACCTCTAGAAATTCCCACAAGTACTTTAAATTGACCTGTGTTAAATTTAATCGTTTCCTCAGTAAAAGTTGCTGTATAATTGCCCACTTCTAACTGCTGCGGTAAAGACCATGAAGTTGATATCGGAGTTTCATGAATATCCATCATTCCTAAACCAATCACGACATTATCGATATTTTCATTGACAGTAAAACTAACTTCGATTTTCCATGGCTTACCTAAGGGAATTTCATTCATTAAATTGTTATCCAAATCTTTTACTATCAAACTATTTGCAAATACTGCTTTATGTTTTGAAATTGAAGTATCAAAATAATATTCTGATGTATTCTCACCAGTTTGCTCCAAATAATAATTAATTACATCTTCCGTTTTTCCTTGCATAATAAATTTTCCATTTTGCAACAAAATACATTTTGTACATAATTTTTGAATAGCTGCCATATTATGACTAACAAAAAGTACAGTTCTCCCTTCTCCCTTAGAAATATCCTGCATCTTCCCAATCGCTTTTTTCTGAAATTCAGCATCACCAACAGCCAAAACCTCGTCTACAACCAAGATTTCAGGTTCTAGAAAAGCAGCAACAGCAAAAGCTAAACGAACTGTCATTCCAGAGCTATATCTCTTTACTGGCGTATCAATATAACGTTCGCAACCAGAAAATTCCATAATTTCATCCAATTTGGAAATGATTTCTTTTTTAGTCATTCCTAAAATAGCACCATTAAGAAAAATATTCTCTCGACCAGTCATCTCCCCGTTAAAACCCGTTCCAACTTCTAATAAAGAAGCGATACGTCCGCGAGATTTAATACTTCCGGTTGTCGGAGCTGTAACTTTCGAAAGAATTTTCAAGAGTGTTGATTTCCCTGCGCCATTTTTTCCAATAATACCTAAAACTTCGCCTCTTTCAACTTCAAAATTAATATCCTGTAAAGCCCATACATAATCTGAAGTTCCTTTTGTAGAGCGATCATTTACATCTCCAATTTTCAAATATGGATTTTCTTTCCCTCTTATTAAATGCCACCAACGATTTAAATCGTGACTTAAAGTCCCAGTTCCTACTTGTCCTAAACGATATTGTTTGGAAATATTTTCAACTTTTAAAATAACATCTTTCAATTTAGAAATAGTTTAAAATAATTACGACTTTTAAAATTATATTTTACTATCACCCTGTGCTTTAATTATTAATAGATGCACAAGCTTTTTCATAAACATTTATACATTGTCTGGCTGCACTTTCCCAAGTAAATTTTTTTGCTTGCTCTATACCTTTTCTCGAAAATTCGTTCCGAAGGTTTTTATCATTAATTAAATTAGAAATTTTGATAGCTAAATCTTCTGAATTGTTTAATTCAAAATAGACGCCTGCACTTCCTGCAACCTCCGGAAAAGAGCTATGATTCGCCAAAACAACTGGACAACCAGATGCCATTGCTTCTAAAACTGGTATTCCGAAACCTTCATAGATAGAAGGAAAAACAAAGCACTGAGCATTTTTATAGTAAAAACCTAGTTCATTATCTTCAAATGTTTTAAAAATTATCTTATCCGTTAGACCTAATTTAGCAATGTATTCATTTTCTGACTTGCTAAAACTACCGCCTCCAGCACAAACTAAATAAAGATTTTTTTTCTCTTTTAAAAGTTTAGAAATGGAGTCAACAAAGAAATTAAAATTCTTATAAATTGCTCGAGTTCCAACAAATAAAAGGTATTTTTCAGGAAGATCAACCTTCACTTTTTTTTTCATTTTGATAGAAGCACCGTGATAAACAACATCTATCTTTGCCGGATTTATATTTGGATAAATTTTTAAAATATCTTTTTTAGTATTTTCTGAAACTGCAATTATTCTATTGGCTTTTTCTATCAACAGAAGTTTGTTCTGAACAAGGATTTCAGAATTAGAAAAATACTCAGGAAAAAGTTCATGAATCATATCATAAACCGTTAAAACGAAAGGTTTTGTCCCTATATAATTAAGAAAATTTATATCATAGTAAGTTGGTATAAATAAATCATAATCTTGTTTGGATAATATTTTTTTAAACCTACTTTTTCCAATATTGTAAATTTTTAGCCTTTTATCTAATCTGATTTTTTTTAAGATTTCAATTAAAAACTTAAAAAGTTTCTGCTGAAATGAAATTAGATGACTATTATTAAAATAAACATTTGTCGAATTATTTAAAGGCACAACAATTTGATGATTGCTGTCATTAGAAATTAATTCAAATACTTCTGTATAATACCTGGAGATACCTCCGTATCTTTGCATATTATAAACCTGCGGATCAAGTACTATTCTCATTATCGTTTGCTTTTATTTAAGAAACGAAATACAGAATCATTAACATAATTCAAATCTTCACTTGTAAAAGCTAAAACGTCTAAATAATAAATCGTAGCATTAGAATTGAAAACTTGTGATCTTTTGATGTATTCATTTATTTCAAAAATGTCTTCTATAGACTTTGTAATTTTTAGAGGAGTTCCAAAATTATCAAATACACCAAAATAATTATATCCAACTACAGCTAAATTTTCGATAGCTAATTTATACCTCTCACTTATTTTGTCTCGATTTTTATCATGAAAACCTATGTTATTCATGTAAGTTTGCATTTCAAAAAAAATAAATCTCGGTTTAAGATCTGAAGTTTTTGAATAATCTAAAAATGAATTTATGACATCCCAATCAAATCCATCAGTGTCAATTTTAAGTAAATCAAATTTCGCTCTTTTTTCAAGAGGAATCAATTTTATTACTTCAGCAAATGAAATAGTATTTATTTTAGATTCGTCATTTAAGTTTTCAAAGATAGCACCAGTAGATTGTGTGCTACTTTTTTCTAATGAAAAACTACCTTTATTAGTAGTTAAAAACTTTTGTATTCCTAAAAATCTATGATTTAATTTATTAGTATTTATATTGTATTTACATTCTGTAAAAAATAAATCGTCTGGTTCAATACCAACTATAAATGATTGCTTATTCTGATCAAAAATCGAGATAATTGTGTCTCCAATATTTGCTCCCACATCTATTATTAGGCCATCAAGATTACTACATAAGACAGGCAAAAATCGATCATATAGTGGAAACTTCTTTTGGTAAACAGAAAGGGCATGATTATTCTTCAATCGAATATTTAAATTTTCAAAAAAATACTCGGTGTATTCATCTGAACTAGACAGATTAACTTTAGAGAGCCTTCTATTTATTTTATTTATAATTTTTTTTATCATTAAAATTTCATTTGTATAATATCAAAATGAATTATTAATAATCGTATAGATTAATTTTATACCGTATCAATAAAGCTTTTTTCTGTTTTATTAAAGACAAGAAGACCCACAAAAAATGTGATAAATGTAATTAAAAATGTATACACCAATCCTTCAATTGATATTTCTCCCACGTTTAAAAGCATATATCTAGAACTTTCGATAATATACGCAAGTGGATTATATTCAACAATCCAGCCTAGTTGAGGCAGTTTTTCTTTAATTAATTTCATCGGATACATTACTGCAGAAACATACATAAGTAACTGTATACCGAAACCAATTAAATTATTCAAATCACGATATTTTGTTACCATTGAAGAAATTATCATACCTAAACCAAGCCCTAGAATTCCCATAAATGCTATCAATATAGGAAAGAAGATTAATGTTCCATTCAAAGTTAATTGTGCTCCTTGAAAATAATAGAAAATATAAAAGATGACAAATATTAAAAATTGAATTCCAAATTTGACCAGGTTCGAAATCACTATAGACAAAGGCGTTATAATTCTTGGAAAATAAACCTTACCAAAAATTCCTGCATTAGCTTTAAAAGTGTCTGAAGTTCCACTAAGACATGATGTAAAGTAGTTCCATACCATTATACTTCCGAGATTAAACAAAAATGGCGGAATTGCCTCTGTTTTGATTCCTGCTACATTATTAAAGATGATAGTAAAAGTTATAGAAGTAAATAAAGGCTGTATTAAATACCATAGAGGCCCTAACACAGTTTGTTTGTAAACAGTTATAATATCCCTTTTAACAAAAAGCACTAGTAAATCTCTATATTGCCAAATTTCTTTAAAATTTAGAGTTAAGAACTTATTTTTGGGTGTTATTTCAAACAGCCATTCATTTGTCTTATCAGCTTGATTATTCATTGGGTGGGAGAAAATATTACTTTAAAAAAGAATCAAAAATTAACAGGATTTTTAACATTTTAGAATTTGTTTAAAAATGCCAAAAGGTGTTTTTATAAAAAACACCTTTTCATTACATTCTAAATATATTAGTAAATGAGATTATTTGTCTAAAACCTCAAACGTGGAATTCATACTCTTAAACTCTGGAACTATTTTTTTCATTTTAGCTACTATATCATCATTTTCATAAAAATCTGCAATTCCGATAAGTTCGTCTACATCAATATGTAAATTTTCGTATTCATCTTGAATTTCCTGCGCAATCATAATCTTGTTATGATACGTCGGAAGTGTTTTAGAAGTATCATTTAATAATTCTTCATAAAGCTTCTCTCCAGGTCTTAAGCCAACAATCTTGATTTTTATTTCTTTATCAGGAATAAAACCTGCCAGTTTAATCATTTTCTTAGCTAAATCAATAATTCGAACTGGTTTACCCATATCAAAAATATAGATTTCGCCACCATTACCCATCGCTCCGGCTTCTAATACTAGTTGACAAGCTTCTGGAATTGTCATAAAATAACGAATAATATCCTGATGTGTAATGGTTACTGGGCCACCTTCCGCAATTTGTTTGGTAAATAGCGGTACAACTGAACCGTTAGATCCTAAAACATTTCCAAAACGGGTTGTGATAAATTTGGTGCCGCCTTCTACATTTTCTTTTTGATTTTTCAAGAATAATGACTGAACATATTTTTCAGCGATTCTTTTACTGGCACCCATCACATTACTAGGATTCACTGCTTTATCTGTAGAAACCATTACGAATTTCTTCACATTATACTTGCAGGCTAAATCAGCTAGATTTTTAGTTCCTTTTATGTTGGTTTGAATTGCCTGAGAAGGATTCTCTTCCATAAGAGGTACATGTTTGTAAGCAGCCGCGTGGAAAACAACGTGTGGCGTGTAACTTTTAAAGACTTTTTCTAATGCTTTTTTGCTTCTAACATCAGCAATAACAGCTACAATTTTGGTATTTACGTTCATGCCTTGTGTCTCTAAGCATAAATTATGCAAAGGGGTTTCAGCATGATCCACAACAATAACTTTTTTAGGACTAAAGTTCAAAACCTGTCTCACAATTTCGCTACCAATTGAACCCGCAGCTCCAGTAATTAAAATTGTTTTGTCCTTTAATTGTTTAGAAATTGATTTACTATCTAAAACTATAGGTTTTCTCTCTAGTAAATCTTCAATTTGGATATTTTTTACTTTTTGAGAAATTTCTTTTTGGTTTTCCCAATCCGAAATCAATGGTACTGTGTAAACTCTATAGTTAAATTCAAGACATTGATCAACGATTATTAATTGCTCGTCTTTAGTTAAACTTTTATCTGCTATGATAACTCCTTCTGCCGCAACAGATCGCATAAGAGCAGGAAGTTTTTTTCTTAAGATTAAAATTGGAAGATCCAGCATACGCTTAGATGCATTCTGATTGTTTTTATCTACAAAACCTACAATTTTAAATCGAGAAGGAGTTTCAAATTTTAATGCATTTGCAACCGAGATTGCATTTGCATCAGTACCATAAATTACAGTTCTAACCAATTTTGTTGTAGCCTTTTCTGAAAAATACATTTCAAAAGTTTGCTTTACAATAACACGGTACAAAAACAACCCACAAAAAGAGAGAACTAAATTGATGAAAAGCGCTGTATTTAAAAAGGCTTTATGACCTGAATATAATTCAAAAACTAAATTGATAAACAAGAAAAAAACCAAAACTGACATTTGTGAAAACAACAGTTTTATGGCATCAATATAAGAAGAATGCCTAATAATTCCCGAATAGGTTCTAAAAAGCCAAAAGAAAAATATGTTGACTAAAATTAAACTTCCAACAAAATAAAAGTCATGGGAAGTTATGATATAACCAATGGCTGTTCCTTCAAAAAGTAAATATGTAAAAGAGAACGAGAAAAACAAAACCATTACATCAATAGCAATGATAATCCACCTAGGCAGATAACTCAAATTATTGATATTTGCCCTAAGATTTCGTGGCGAAAAATTTTTATATAACAAAGATGTTATATTATTTGGTTTGTCTGTATTCAATTTGAGTTATATTTTAAGTCTATAAAATTTGAACTTTATACAAAAATACAAATTAAAGGTTTTAAACAATTACTTAAAGGTGTAAATTAAATTTTAACACCTTTTTTCTTTTGTTTTAGAAATTCTATCAAGTATGTGCCATAGCCAGATTTAAGTAAAGGTTGAGCAAGTTCTTCAAGACGATCATCATTAATAAATCCTTGTCTCCAAGCTATTTCTTCAATACAGCCAACTTTTAATCCTTGTCTTTCTTCTAAAACCTGAACAAATTGTCCAGCTTGCATTAAACTATTAAAAGTTCCTGTGTCTAACCAAGCAGTTCCTCTACTTAATATACCAACTTTTAATCGCCCTTTTTCAAGATAAACTTTATTAACATCCGTGATTTCATATTCGCCACGAGCACTTGGCTTAATATTTTTAGCGATTTCAACTACTGAATTATCATAGAAGTATAACCCTGGCACAGCATAATTTGATTTTGGTTCAAGTGGCTTTTCTTCTATTGAAATTGCATTTTTCTCTCCATCAAATTCAACTACACCGTATCTTTCAGGGTCAGAAACGTGGTAAGCAAAGACAACACCTCCTTCTGGATCAGCATTATCTTTTAAAAGTTTTGGCATATTTGTACCGAAGAAAATATTATCTCCAAGTACTAAAGCCACTTTGTCTTTTCCTATAAACTCTTCACCAATTACAAAAGCTTGTGCCAATCCGTTTGGATTTGGTTGTTCAGCGTAACTAAACTTACAACCAATTGATTCCCCATCACCTAGAAGTTTCTTAAAATGTGGCAAATCATGAGGTGTTGAAATGATTAAAATTTCATTTATTCCTGCCATCATTAAAGTCGACAAAGGATAATAAATCATTGGTTTATCATAAACTGGCATTAATTGTTTACTTACCGCCAATGTTAACGGATGCAATCTTGTACCAGAACCTCCTGCTAATATAATTCCTTTCATAAAACTTAATTTTTAATTCAAAATTGAATACTGAATATGAAACTCTTTTTTTAAACAAATATTTTCTTTAAACTCTCTTTGTAACTTGGTATATCTAAATGATAGACTGATCTTATTTTTGTTTTATCTAACAATGAAAAACTTGGACGTTTTGCTGGATTAGGATAAGATGAAGATGGAATTCCAATTACTTTACACTTATAATTTCCTAATTCTTTAATATTTAGTGCAAATTCATACCAACTAATTTCGCCTTCGTTAGAATAATTATAAATTCCTGGAATCCATTTTGAAAATTTAACTATATCAATCATTGATTGTGCTAAATCAGCTGCATATGTTGGTGAGCCAATTTGATCATTGACAACCTTTATTTCATCTTTTTCTTGCATCAATCTTTGCATTGTTTTGACAAAATTATTTCCAAATTTACTATAAACCCATGAAGTCCTTATAATGATTGATTCAGGATTTTCTTTCAAACAAGCAATTTCGCCAGCCAATTTACTTTCTCCATAAATATTTATAGGATTTGTTTTTGCTTCTTCATTTAAAGCAATTGAAGAAGAACCATCAAAAACATAATCTGTCGAAATATGAATTAATCTGGCTTTATTTTCTGCTGTAAATTTTGCAATTAATGCTACAGCATCTTGGTTTATTGCAAATGCTAATTCTTTTTCCGATTCAGCTTTGTCAACTGCAGTATAAGCCCCACAATTAAATACAATATCTGGATTAATTTCTTCTATTTGAGTTTGAAGTAATTCTAAATTATCTAAAGTTACTTCCTTACGATCAGCTAATATCCATTCGTATTGAGGATAATTAGAAGCTAAAACTGAAAGTTCAGTTCCTAGCTGTCCTGTTGCTCCGGTAACTAAAATCTTTTTCATTAGAACAAACTATTACAATTTTCGATAAAGGGAAGTATTCGATCTTTTTCTGAAACAATAGCATCTTTTAGATCCATTCCCCACTCAATGTTTAAAGACGGATCATTGTATTTAATACCTCCTTCAGAAGCCTTGTTATAAAACTGATCACATTTATACATTACAGAGGCCGTTTCGCTTATCACGGAAAAACCATGAGCAAAACCTTGAGGAATAAATAATTGTTTTTTATTCTCAGCAGATAAGAGTATGCTAAATGCTTTTCCATAAGTTTCAGAATTTCTTCTCAAATCTACAGCTACATCAATAATCTCTCCTTGCAATACACTCAATAATTTAGTCTGTGC encodes the following:
- the rfbC gene encoding dTDP-4-dehydrorhamnose 3,5-epimerase — encoded protein: MKIKETYIKDLLIVEPSIIKDERGYFFESYNKAKFSDFGLDIEYVQDNQSFSKQNTLRGLHYQNPPFAQTKLLSVLQGEIIDVAVDLRRNSETYGKAFSILLSAENKKQLFIPQGFAHGFSVISETASVMYKCDQFYNKASEGGIKYNDPSLNIEWGMDLKDAIVSEKDRILPFIENCNSLF